Part of the Sinorhizobium terangae genome is shown below.
ACATCCTGTCTCTCGGCCAGCGTGCAAACTTGTTTCCTTGTAGGGGCAAATTGGGCGCGCCTGCAAGTGTACGGCCACAAACCCGGCTTGACGACGCGAGCGCAAATGGAATAAAAATTCCGAAATTGATGAGTTTGGCCTTTTCATTCCGGCGCGAAATTGTCGCAAACGGGAGACAGAATCGGAGTGGAGGCAAGGGAGAGACACGCCGCGCCGCGGCGCGCGGGGATATCAGCGTTACATTCCTTATGAATGCGCGGGCAATGCGGTCCGCGACGCCTTTGCGCGATGAGCGTCAATCATCGCGCCCCTTTCCGGTTGCGACCGGATTTCGAGAGAGACGAACATGACAGTGAGATTTGGTCTTCTGGGCGCCGGGCGCATAGGCAAGGTTCACGCGAAAGCCGTCAGCGGCAATCCCGACGCCGTCCTCGTCGCGGTCGCCGACGCTTTCCCGGCCGCGGCGGACGCCATCGCCAATGCCTATGGCTGCGAAGTGCGCACGATCGAGGCAATCGAAAGCGCTGCCGACATTGACGCCGTCGTCATCTGCACGCCGACCGACACGCACGCCGACTTGATCGAGCGCTTTGCCCGCGCTGGCAAGGCGATCTTCTGCGAAAAGCCGATCGATCTCGATGTCGAGCGCGTGAAGGCCTGCCTTAATGTCGTATCGGACACCAAGGCAAAACTGATGGTCGGCTTCAATCGCCGCTTCGATCCGCATTTCATGGCCGTGCGCAAGGCGATCGATGACGGCCGCATCGGCGATGTCGAGATGGTGACGATCACCTCACGCGATCCGGGTGCGCCGCCGGTCGATTATATCAAGCGCTCCGGCGGTATCTTCCGCGACATGACGATCCACGATTTCGACATGGCGCGCTTCCTGCTCGGGGAAGAGCCGGTCACCGTGACCGCGACCGCTGCCGTGCTCGTGGACAAGGCGATCGGCGAGGCCGGAGACTATGACAGCGTCTCGGTCATCCTGCAGACGGCCTCCGGCAGACAGGCGATCATCTCGAATTCGCGCCGTGCCACCTATGGCTACGATCAGCGCATCGAGGTTCACGGATCGAAGGGCGTCGTCTCGGCGGAAAACCAGCGCCCGGTATCGATCGAAATCGCCACCGGCGAAGGCTACACCCGCCCGCCGCTGCACGACTTCTTCATGACGCGCTATACCGAGGCCTACGCAAACGAGATCGAAAGCTTCATCGCTGCCATCGAAAAAGGCGCGGAAATCACGCCCTCCGGCAAGGACGGCCTCGCGGCACTGGCACTGGCGGACGCGGCCGTGAAATCGGTTGCCGAGAAGCGCCAGGTGAGCATCGCCTGACGCTGCATTTTCAGCAAAACAGCCAAGGCCGGGTTTTGAGCCCGGCCTTGATCTTTTTCATTCGGTGAACATCACGCCTCGGCCCTTGGCCGGTCCTGCACCGGCTGGTTGGCACTCGGTGCGCGCCCCGGACGACCGGAGAGGAAGCCCTGTATCTGCCGGCAGCCCTCTTCGACGATGATCTGCTTCTGCCGCTCCGTTTCGACACCTTCGGTCACCACCGGCAGGTTGAGGCTTTGGCCAAGCGCGATGATCGCGCGGATGATGGCATGCGCCGCAGGGTCCTTGTCGAGAGCCGCCGTGAAGCTGCAATCGATCTTCAGTTTGTCGAACGGGAAGGTCTGGAGGTTGCTGAGCGAGGAATGGCCCGTCCCGAAGTCGTCCATGACGATGCGCACGCCGAGCAGCCGCAGCCGGACGAGCGTCGTCAACACGTCATCTCTATTGTGCATCAGCACTGCTTCGGTGATCTCCAGTTCCAGCCGGCGCGGCTCGAGACCGGTGCGCCTCAGAATCGCTTCAATCTGGTCAAAGAGGTTGGGAAGCAGAAACTGCACCGGCGAGATATTGACCGAAATCGCCAACGGCTCGTTCCAGCGGGCCGCTTCAAGGCAGGCCTGCTCAAGCACCCACTCGCCGATCTGGATGATCGAGCCGCTTTCCTCGGCGATCGGAATAAAGATACTGGGACTGACAAGACCGCGATCGGGATGTTGCCAGCGCAACAGCGCCTCGTAGCCGACGATCCTGTCGTCACGAACGTCGACGAGCGGTTGGTATTCGAGGAAGAGCTGGCGCCTGACGACCGCGTGCCGAAGGTCGTTTTCCATTTGCCGGCGCGTGCGCACCGCTGCATCCATCTCGGCGTCGAAGAAGCAGGCAATGCCCTTGCCGGTCTGCTTCGCGCGGTAAAGCGCCGTATCGGCATTGTTGCAAAGCCGGTCCGCCGTCATTCCGTCGGCCGGATAGATCGCCACACCGATGCTGACGCCAACAGCCATCGGGTCACGGCTGGTATCCATTTCCTCTGCAATGGATCTCAGAATGCGCTCCGACAATTGCCGCGCTGCCTCGGGCTGCCCGGCGGACGGCTGGATGATCGCGAATTCGTCGCCGCCGAGCCGCGCGATCGTATCGCCATCCCCGCATGCCGCGCGCAGGATGTCCGCCACCTTGCGCAGGATGCGGTCGCCTTCCCCGTGGCCGAAAATATCATTGACGGCCTTGAAGCGGTCGAGGTCGAGACAGAGGACAGCCAGCAGTTCGTTCCTCGCGCTCGCTACGGCGATCGACTGCGCCAACCGCCGATCGAACGAACTGCGGTTCGAAAGGTCGGTCAGCGCATCATGATGCGCAAGGTGCTCGATCGTGCGTTCCGCCTCCTTGCGCTGGCTGAGATCGCGCACGAAAATCACGTCGCACTCCCGACCCCGGTATTCGATCGTGCGACACGTGTATTCGACGGGAATTCGCCTCCCGTCCGCGTGAAGCAGTTCGAGTTCGCATGAGCCGCCGAACGCCCGACGATCCCCCGGCCGTTCCCGATCCTGCGCGAACAGCTCCGTCAGGTTTTTCTTTGCCAGTTCGGCTGCGGTCCGGCCGCAAAGGCTCATGAAACGCTCGTTGATATCGACGATTTCATCACCGCGGACGATCATCATGCCTTCGAGCGACGCGTTGACGAGCCCGCGAAGATCGGTGAGGTGCCGGTCGAGGAAGAGCGCGCCGAAAGCCACGAGGATGAGTGTCGTCGATGCAGCGATCACGCCGCCCGCAAGCCAGGCAGGATCGAATGTGGTAGCGGCGGCAACGCTCGGGTCCGGCACAAGGCCGACACCGCTCATCGACTTGAAGTGCATCGCGCAAATCGCAAGCACCAATAGGACCGTGGACGCGACCAGCCCGCGAACGCCCTGCAGCTTTCGGAACAGATGAAGCGCGACGCCTGCGATCAGCATGCCGAGGATGACGGCGGTCACGGTGGATCGAAAGTCGAACGTAACCTGGCCTTGCGCTTCGACCGCGCGCATGCCGGTGAAATGCATTGCTGCGATGCCGAGGCCGAGCAGAATGCCGCCGACGGCGAAGGCGTAGCGGAAGGTTCCGGCGAGCGCCACGGTGAATGCAATCCAGGACGCCGCGATCGCCACCAGCACCGAGAGGGTCGTGCCTCGGACCTCATATGCGATCGGCATGCCGCCGTCGTAGGCGAGCATCGCGATGAAGTGTGTCGACCAGATGCCGACGCCGGACGCAAAGGCGCAGGCGACGGTCCAAAGGCGGCGCTCAGTGCCGAGGCTGCGCTGCGCGCGCATCAGGAGCAGCATCGTGGCGACGCTGCCGGCAAGACAAACGATCGCCGCAATGGCGATCAGTCGCCAGTCATGATCATTGCGTATGCATGCAATCACTGAAAACATCGCTGCCCCCTGCGTCAGGGACAGCTTTGCAAGGAGTCTCTAAATAACCGTAAATTGCAGAGACACCAGAATTCGCCCGAGAGATTTCAGTGCCGAGCGACGCGGAGCGCCGAGGCGGCGTTCGAACTTAGCCATGCCCGCCGGCAATGTCTGCGTCGATCGTGCTGAGTGCGCGATTGAGATGGCCATCGAAAACGAGCCGCTGCTCGTCGGCTGCCACCGCGATTTCCGGCAGTCCTTGCAGGCGTACCTGCAGGGACTGGGCGAGCCCCTCCTCCAGTCCCTTGTGAAGGAGATCGAAGTAACGTGTCCCCGGTCCGGTGACGAAGATCGGCATCGGCTCGTAGAGGCTGAGCAAGCGGGAAATGCCGTTGCCGAGCGCGATGCCGGCCTGGCGGAAGGCGTAGCCGGCCATGCGGTGTCCCTGGCGCGCGTTGGCCGCAATCTTGTCCATCTCCGATAGCGGCACGAACTTCGCAGGGATCGTGTCGGAGGGCACCTCGAACGCCGTGCGCAGGATTCCATAGAAGCCCGCCGCCGCTTCGATGCAGCCGTGGCCGCCGCATCGGCAAAGCCCAGCGGAGCTCGTGTGCAGCATGTGCCCGAAATTCGGCGCCGAAACATCAAGTTCGCCGAGACGGCCTTTCCGTGCAAGGCCGAGACCGATGCTGTGCCCAAGCGATATGGCTGCAAGCGCCTTGAAGTCTTCTCTCTCCTCCTCGGCTCGGACCGCAAGCGCTTGGGCAACCAGCAGCGTCTCGTTGCTGAGCATGATCTTGGCCCGCCAATCCGGGCGCAGCAGCTCTTCGAAATCGAGTTCCTCTTGGCCGAAAACCGGGGACCAGATCAGTCGCGCTCCATCAGCCGCAACAAGGCCCTTGCTGCTGATCGAGATGGCAAGCACATCTTCCTTCGTGATGCGGGAGCGCTGGAGCAGCCGTTCAAGCGCTGCGGCGAATACCTGCCCGAAAGCGGCGGTGCCCCTGAGATCGTGTTGTCTCGCCTCCTCGAACCGGTCGAGCAGAGTGCCGCCGTAATCGGCGAGCGAATACTGCACGATATCGGACGAGATGCGCACGACGATCACATGGCCGCAGTCGCGCCGCGGCATGAAAAGCACACGCGGCCGGCCACGGCCGCCTTGAACGTGCTGTTCACTTCTGGCGATGATTCCGGCGCGTTCCAGTTCCGCCGTGATGGCGGAGACGGTGGCCGAGGCGAGATCGGTTTCCGATGCGATTTCCGTGTGCGACAGGGAACCTTTCCGGCGGAGCGCCGCAAGGACAAGCGTGCTGTTCTGCTGACGTACAAGTTCAGTGCTGGACTTCGTCAGCATTACGCGTCCCTGTCGATGGCGGATCCTTCAACCCCATGCCTCCTCCAAAGCATCTGTTGACCGGCAAGACAAGGCGCCCTGCATGTTTACTCGGACGGAAGCCGATCCAAGGGCAAAAACATACAGCATTTCAACATGCTATCACGACTTTTGCGCCTTCCCGGAAGAGGCGCATGGCGCTGCACGGGGCCTTGTTGACAGCCTGCTAAAACTCTGACATTTATTTTCTCGACTGTCGAGAAAAAAGTCCGCACTGGTTGCGGCGGGCTTGCGACAGCACTTCACGGTTGGCCGAGGAGGCGTGCGGGAGGTTCGTGCGCACGGCGCAACCATTTGGGAGGGATGAAATGAAATCCGTTTTGAAGTTGATGGCGGGGGCTGCCATCATCGCGTCCATGCATTCGGCGGCCATCGCCAAGGATCTTGTCGTCGGCGTTTCCTGGTCGAACTTCCAGGAAGAGCGTTGGAAAACCGACGAGGCCGCCATCAAGGCCGCGCTTGAAGCTTCCGGCGACAAGTATATCTCCGCCGATGCCCAGTCTTCCGCCGCCAAGCAGCTGACCGACATCGAATCGCTGATCGCGCAGGGCGCAAACGCCTTGATCGTGCTTGCCCAGGACTCCGACGCGATCGCCCCGGCGATCGAAAAGGCCACCGCAGAGGGTATCCCGGTCGTCGGCTATGACCGCCTGATCGAAAATCCGGCCGCCTTCTACATCACTTTCGACAACAAGGAAGTGGGCCGCATGCAGGCTCGCGAAGTCTTCAAGGTGAAGCCGGAAGGCAACTTCGTCTTCATCAAGGGCTCCTCGTCCGACCCGAATGCCGACTTCCTCTTTGCCGGCCAGATGGAAGTGCTGAAGGAAGCGGTTGACGGCGGCAAGATCAAGAACGTCGGCGAGGCCTACACCGACGGCTGGAAGCCGGAAAATGCCCAGAAGAACATGGAGCAGTTCCTGACCGCCAACGACAACAAGGTCGACGCGGTCGTCGCTTCGAACGACGGCACGGCCGGCGGCGCCATCGCGGCACTTTCGGCGCAGGGCCTCGCAGGCGCCGTTCCGGTCTCCGGGCAAGACGGTGACTTTGCGGCGCTTAACCGCGTCGCGCTCGGCACCCAGACGGTTTCCGTATGGAAGGACGCCCGCGAGCTCGGCAAGAAGGCCGCTGAAATCGCTTCCGCGCTCGCCGCCGGCAAGACGATGGACGAGATCGAGGGCGTTCAAACCTTCAACGGCGGACCGAAGGGCGTTGCCATGAAGTCGGTCTTCCTGGCACCGCTTGCCATCACCAAGGACAATCTGAACGTCGTCATCGACGCCGGCTGGATTTCCAAGGACGCAGCCTGCCAGGGCGTTGCTGCCGGCACCATCGCCGCGTGCAACTGACGGCTCGGCATTTGAATTGACCTCAAGACGCCGCAACGTGACCGCGTTGCGGCGTTTGCTTGAGGTCGGGACGGTCTTCGCATGCAGGTGATAAGATCGCGGCAACGCGGCGCGAAAATAGCCGCATGAGCAAATGGAAACAGTGGGGGACGGCGGCCATGGCCGACACGACAAATACCGCACATTTTAATCGCGCGCGCAGCGCGGCTGAGAATCCAGTGAAGCGCTTCTTCCGCGCCACCGAAATCGATACCCGCCTGCTCGGCATGGTCGGCGCGATGCTGATCATCTGGATCGGCTTCGACTTCCTGTCCGGCGGCCTGTTCCTCACGCCGCGAAACCTCTGGAACCTTTCGGTGCAGACTGCCTCGGTCGCCGTCATGGCGACCGGCATGGTTCTCGTCATCGTCACCCGCAATATCGATCTGTCGGTCGGCTCCATCCTCGGCTTCGTCGGCATGATCATGGGCGTGCTGCAGGCTGAACTGCTGCCGCAGATCCTCGGCTTTAACCATCCTGCCACCTGGATCATCACGCTGCTTGCCGGCCTTTCCCTCGGAGCGGCGATCGGTGCACTCCATGGCATGATCATCGCTTTCCTCAACGTCCCGTCCTTTATCGTCACCCTCGGCGGTCTCCTCATCTGGCGCGGCGCCACCTGGTTTGTGACCAGTGGCCGCACTGTCGCGCCGATGGACGCCACCTTCCGCCTGATGGGCGGCGGCACCGAAGGCTCGATCGGCGCGACGGCAAGCTGGATCGTCGGCTTGCTTGCCTGTCTCGCGATCGTCGCCAGCATCATCAACGCCCGCAAGCAACGTAAGCGCTTCGGCTTTCCCCGCCGCCCGGTCTGGGCCGAGTATTTCCTGTCGGGAATTGGCTGCGCCCTCGTTCTCGGCGCGGTGGCGGTCGCCAACAGCTATCCCTGGCCAACCAACATCGCCCGCAAATACGCCGAAGCCAGCGGCATCGCGTGGCCCGAAGGCGGCCTCTTCATCGCCCACGGCATCGCCATTCCGGTGCTGATCGCCATCGTCATCGGCATCGTCATGACCTTCATCGCCACGCGCCTGCGCTTCGGCCGCTACGTTTTCGCGATCGGTGGCAATCCGGAGGCGGCCGAGCTTGCCGGCATCAAGACGCGCTGGGTCACCGTCCGCATCTTCGCGCTGATGGGCATGCTCTGCGCTGTCGCCGCCGCAATCTCGACGGCGCGCCTCAACGCCGCCACCAATGCCCAGGGCGAACTCGACGAACTTTACACGATCGCCGCGGCCGTCATCGGCGGCACCTCGCTTGCCGGCGGCATGGGCACGATTGCCGGCGCCATGCTCGGCGCCCTCGTCATGCAGTCGCTGCAATCCGGCATGGTGCTGCTCGGCATCGACAGCCCGCTGCAGCGGATCGTCGTCGGCGTCGTGCTGGTCACCGCCGTCTGGCTCGACACCGTATATCGCGCCCGCGCAAAATAATCAGGAGTACGAACATGACAGATCAACGCACTCCGCTTGTGGAAATGAAGAACATTTCCATCTCCTTCGGCGGCATCCACGCGGTGGACAACGCTTCCGTCGATCTCTATCCGGGTGAGGTCGTGGCGCTCCTCGGCCACAACGGCGCCGGCAAATCGACGCTGATCAAGATACTTTCCGGCGCCTACAGGCGCGATGCCGGCGAGATCCTGATCAATGGCGAGCCGGCCGAGATCCACAATCCGCGCGACGCCAAGAAATACGGCATCGAGACGATCTACCAGACGCTCGCTGTCGCCGACAATGTCGACGCCGCCGCCAATCTCTATCTCGGCCGGGAACTGCGCACCCCCTGGGGAACGCTCGACGACGTGGCGATGGAGGCGAAGGCGCGCGAGGTGATGGGCCGCCTCAACCCGAACTTCCAGCGCTTCAAGGAACCGGTAAAGGCACTCTCCGGCGGTCAGCGGCAATCGGTGGCGATTGCCCGAGCCATCCTCTTCAACGCCCGCATCCTGATCATGGACGAACCGACGGCGGCCCTCGGGCCTCAGGAAACCGCACAGGTCGGCGAGCTCATCAAGCAGTTGAAGCGCGAAGGCATCGGCATCTTCCTGATCAGCCACGACATCCACGACGTCTTCGATCTCGCTGACCGCGTCTCGGTGATGAAGAACGGCCAGGTCGTCGGCCACGCCCGCACCGAGGACGTGACCAAAGACGAGGTGCTCGGCATGATCATCATGGGCAAGGTGCCGCCAAAAGCGATCCCCGGCCCCGGCGCCATGCAGATGGCGTGAGCCTGAAGCTCTGCAAACACCACGAATGCCGCGTCCGAGGGCGCGGCATTTTTCTTCACGGAGGTCCCTTGTCCTATGCAGCGCTGCGGCCTCCACGCGAACACAGAACGCAAATTTCCGCTGCAAACTCATTCAATCACCATTGAAGCGGCGCGCAAGCTAGGCTAAGAACCGCTCACAGCCTGCTTCGGCGGCCCTGGCCGCCAACGGATGCACCCGTAGCTCAGCTGGATAGAGTGTTGGATTCCGATTCCAAAGGTCACAGGTTCGAATCCTGTCGGGTGCGCCATTTTGATATAAACCTGAGAATCCAAGCCGCCGATTCTGCGCCCGAAGCGGCGGAAAATGTCTTTAGCAGTTCGGTTTTTGCGACGCCAAAGGCGGCGCGTATGCTGCAGGCAAGGACCTCAATCATGAAGAAGCAAGTCTTGTTCATTCAAGGCGGCGGCGCAGGGACCCATGATGAATGGGACAACAAGCTCGTCGACAGCCTGAGGCGAGAACTTGGGCCTGGCTACGACGTCCGCTACCCGCGCATGCCGAACGAGGCAGATCCCACCTATTCCACATGGAAGGCCGCGCTCGCGGAAGAGATCGCCGGCCTCGATGATGGCGCGATACTGATGGGCCACTCAATTGGCGGAACGGTTCTGATCAACGCGCTCGCGGGGTCACCACTGAACCGGAAGCTTGCGGGCATATTTCTCATCGCAGCGCCCTTTGTTGGCGCTGGCGGTTGGCCAAGTGAAGATATCCAGCCAACAGCCGACCTCGGTGCGCGATTGCCTCCAAAGACGCCGGTCCATCTCTATCATGGCAGCGAAGACGACATTGCGCCGTTTGCGCATGTCGATCTCTATGAGAGAGCGATACCCGGCGCGATAGTGCACCGGCTCCACGGCCGCGATCACCAGCTCAACGACGACTTGGCCGAGGTTGCCGCTGGCGTCCGCGCTTTGAAATGAGACGGGCCTGCCTGCGACCGCGTTCTCCAACGGGACTTCATATCCGGTATTCGGCGGCGCTTCAGCTCACCCCCACCCCGGTGTGTAGCAGTTTCCGGCGACCCCGGTCACAGATGTTTTTTGTGACGGCTCGACACCGCATCGGTCGTCGGGCGCTGTTCACCGGTCGATCTGGCGATCACAAAACGCACAGAAAGCTCACGCTTGAAATTACATTAGCGCTAATGTAATTTGCTGCCCATGAGCCAAAAACAGATGCCAGGTCTCGGTGAACTGCTCCGCTATGTCGGAGAATTGGTCGATCAGGGTGCGGAGGAAGAGTACCGCGCCATGAACCTCCCCTATCGCGCCAGATACACCCCGGTCATGCGTGCGCTCGCCGCCGGCGCGGAAACCGTGACCGAGATCACCGCCCTGAGCAACCTCACGCAGGGCGCGATCAGCCAGACCGTGAGGCTGATGGAGGCCGATGGCCTAGTGGCACGCCATCGCCTGGAGGATGGGCGCAAGAACGGTGTTCATCTGACGGCTCGCGGCCGGGAATTGCTGAAGAGACTTGAACCCCACTGGGCGATCACCTTCACAGCCATAGACGCGTTGGAAAAGGAAATTGGCCATCCGCTTCTTGAGGTGCTGGCAAAAACGGCGCGCGCACTGGAACACCAGGGATTTGCCGCCCGACTGAGGGCCGCCGCACACCACGCAAACGAGGATCACGTCGATGCAGACTGACACGATGCTGCGCAAGAACTGGTTCGGTGCAGGAGGCAGCGCCTATGCGCAGTTCAGGCCCGAGTACCCGGTCGCGCTGTCGACGTTTCTTGCGAAAGTGTCTCCCACCCGTGACATGGCCGTCGATGTCGGCTGCGGCAACGGGCAACTGACCCGGCAACTGGCGACCTATTTCGATCGCGTGATCGGGGTAGACCCTAGCGAAGACCAGATCGCCAACGCTCAGGCCGAGGACAAGGTGCGATATCTTTGCGCGCCGGCCGAAAAACTGCCTCTTCCGGACAACACGGCGAGCCTCATCACCGCAGCACAGGCCGCCCACTGGTTCGATCTGCCGGCCTTTTATGCCGAGGCTCGCCGGATCGCCGTCGAGAACGCCGTTATCGCGCTCATCAGCTACGGGGTGCTCCGGCTGGAACCTGATGAACTTCAGGAGCGATTCATCGACTTCTACCACAACGAGATCGGCCCCTATTGGCCGACGGAGCGCAAGCTGGTGGACACCGGCTATGCCGATATCACCTTCCCTTTCAATGAGCGGGCAGCACCGGAGATGGAGATCCACAGGGCCTGGGAGCTCGGCGATTTCCTGGGCTACCTGTCGACATGGTCCGCCGTGCACCGTGTCAACGACGCCGGGCGCGAAGACATTCTCACGGCCTTTGTCCGGGATATTTCCGAACTCTGGGGCGACCCGGCGAAGAAGCGGCCGGTGTCCTGGCCCATCAACATGAGATTGGGGACGATATGAACGATATCAGCGAACTGCCGATACTCGAGGCTGGCCTGCGTCATCGCGAACGGCTGGCGGTCACCCCGTTTCACACCGTGCCCGAGGTCGATGATGCCTGGCCAGGCTTCAGGGATATGCCGCCGGTGTTCGCAACGGCGATGATGATCGGCTTCATCGAGCAGACCTGCATCGAAGCGTTGCGTCCTTATCTCACCGACCAACAACGCACCGTCGGCACCCATGTCGATGTCAGCCATGTCGCGCCAACACCCGTCGGCATGTCGGTGACGGCAGATGTCGAACTGGTAGCGGTGGACGAAAGATCGCTTCTCTTCAAAGTCTGCTGCTGCGACGAAGCTGGTCTGATTGGCGAAGGAACCCATCGCCGCGCCATCATCGACCTGAACCGGTTTACCCGGCGATTGGCTGACAAGGCCGCCCAGGCCAGCTAGTTGACATTCCGATATTATGTGACAAAGTCAGTGATATATATGACAACGTCAACTAAATGGATGTTCCATGCCGCAGGTCGATCAGGAAGATTATGTGGCCGCGGTGCGCCGCTTCAGCCGTTTCTACACACGCCGGATCGGCCTGCTGCACGAGGGCCTGCTCGGCGGCCCCCTGTCGCTCGCCGAGGGCCGCCTCGTCTACGAGCTGGCGCAGCGTAAGACATCCACAGCCAAGGAGCTCGGAGCCGAGCTCGAGCTCGATTCCGGATATCTCAGCCGGCTCCTGAGGGGCCTGGAAGAGCGCGGTCTCGTCTCGAAAAGCCCGTCGCAGGAGGACGGCCGGCAGGTTCTGATCTCGCTGACCCCGGCGGGCCGCGAGAGCTTCGCAACCATCGACGCGCGTTCGCGCGACGAGGTGAGCGCCATGCTCGATCGCCTCTCACTGCCCGAACGGCGGAAGCTCGCGACGGCACTTGCCGAGGCCGAGCGACTGCTGGGCGGTGCGACCCCGGAACCTGCTCGCGTCCCCTATATCCTCCGCCCGCATCAGCCCGGAGACATGGGTTGGATCGTCCATCGCCACGGTGTGCTCTATTCTGAGGAATACGGATGGGATGAGCGGTTTGAGGCCCTCGTCGCCCAGATCACGGCCGATTTCATTCAAAACTTCAAGCCGAACCGCGAGCGCTGCTGGGTCGCGGAGCGCGAAGGCGAGATCGTCGGTTCTGTCTTCCTCGTTGAAGAATCTGCGACCGTCGGCAAGCTCCGCCTCCTCTACACCGAGCCAAGCGCACGAGGTCTCGGGATCGGCCGCCGGCTGGTCGAGGAATGCATCCGCTTTGCGCGACAGGCGGGGTATTCGAAGGTTACCCTCTGGACCAATGACATCCTGACCGCAGCAAGGCACATCTACCAAACGACGGGTTTTCATCTCGTGCACGAGGAGAAGCACCATAGTTTCGGGCACGATTTGGTCGGGCAGAATTGGGAACTGGTGCTGTGACGGTGACACGGCCCTGCCCCAGCGCCGCGTCAGACGCGTACGGCAACGCCTCGGAAGCGCCAACTCGGCGTCCGGTGGTAAGGGCTCGACCGGAGATCGCCCGTTACGACGGGTGACTGAAGCGGGCCACTTGCGCATCCTTCATCAGGCTGCGGAAGTTTGGTCCGCTGACATGCACCAGTGTCTTGTGGTCGCCGCCTTCGAAATAGACGTCGGTGACGTTGCCGAGACTCTCGTCAAGGACCACCGGCACATTATAGGCCGATCCGATGGGCGGCACCGCGCCGGTGTCGCAATCGGCGAAAAGCGTGCTGACCTCCTCTTCCGAGGCGAGGCCAAGGCGCCTGTTCATCACGTCCTGCAACGTGGAGAGCTCGATCCGATGCGTGCTTGGAACAACGGCGAGAAAGTATCCCATTTCGTGATGCACGACGACGGACTTGGCCAGCCTGCTGCCCGGAACATGCGCCGCCTGCGCCGACTGGCTGGTGGTTGCCGTGCGGTGGTGAGCGACGGTGTCATAGGCCACACCCTCGCCTTCGATGTAGTTCTGAAGCTTCCTTGCGATCGTCATCGTAGGCACCTCAATGTTGCGTAGTGACGTATCAGGAGAGACATTTTCCTCTCATCAACTGCGAAGTCAACGGCGAATGGCCGTTGCGCCGGCCGCACTTCAATTCCAAAAACACCCACTGCAGACGCAACAAAGGCCGGCGGCCGCCGTGCAGCCACCGGCCTTCTGCAACTTCGGCCGGTCGTTACGCGGCCGCACTGTCCTTCGGAAAGTCCGTCGATACCGCGAGTTCCCGCCAGGCGGCGAGTTCGCCGGCGACATGGGCGTTCTTGGCTTCGATCGCGGCCACGGTGTCGCTTCCGAAGGGCATGCGCAGCGGCGGGTTGTCGGCGTGGGCAAGTTGCACCATCGCTTTGGCGAACCGCGCCGGGTCGCCCGGCTGGGCATGGTTTGCCGTCTTGGCGAATTCGCGCATGGCGCCAACGGTCTCGCTATAATCGGAGATCGACAGCGGGCTCACCGACAACGACTGCTCGTCCAGGAAGTCGGTGCGGAAGAAACCCGGCTCGACCACCGTCGCCTTGATGCCGAGCGGCGCCAATTCCTGCGCAAGCGCCTCGGTCAGCCCTTCGATCGCGAATTTGGTCGAGCCGTAGACGCCCCAGCCGGTAAAGGCCGTATAGCCGCCGATCGACGAGATGTTGATGATGT
Proteins encoded:
- a CDS encoding aminoacyl-tRNA deacylase, which translates into the protein MTIARKLQNYIEGEGVAYDTVAHHRTATTSQSAQAAHVPGSRLAKSVVVHHEMGYFLAVVPSTHRIELSTLQDVMNRRLGLASEEEVSTLFADCDTGAVPPIGSAYNVPVVLDESLGNVTDVYFEGGDHKTLVHVSGPNFRSLMKDAQVARFSHPS
- a CDS encoding oxidoreductase, with the translated sequence MRIWFITGASRGFGALITKEALSAGDAVVATARRVESLDSLGQHANLLTLALDVTNEEQARAAAAAAVERFGRIDVLLNNAGYGLLGAVEEATAEEIEKIYRTNVFGVLAVTRAVLPQMRSQRSGHIINISSIGGYTAFTGWGVYGSTKFAIEGLTEALAQELAPLGIKATVVEPGFFRTDFLDEQSLSVSPLSISDYSETVGAMREFAKTANHAQPGDPARFAKAMVQLAHADNPPLRMPFGSDTVAAIEAKNAHVAGELAAWRELAVSTDFPKDSAAA